TACAACGACCTGCTCGAATGGGAAACCTCCGCCATGGCCAACTATGGCGCCGACGTGGAACTGTTTGATAATAAAGTCGGAGTGTCTTTCGATTACTTCGACAAACGGACTTCCGGTATTTACCTGTTCGAAGTAGTACCCGGCACCACCGGCATCGGATCGAGCCTGCAGAATTCCGGCCAGGTGAGGAACCAGGGTTGGGAAGTGACGGTTTCCTGGCGCGCCAAAACAGGTGCGTTCAACCATAACCTGAGCGCCAACGTGTCCGACAACCTGAACAAGGTGACGAAGTTCGGGCAGGAGTCCATCCGCGGTTCCGACTTCAGCTACATTATCCGCGAAGGTTTTCCCATCGCTTCATACTTCGGGTACAAATCCAGCGGTCTGTACCAGAACCTGGACGATCTGAAGAACGCGCCCAAGGTGCCTTTCGCATTCAACCAGCAGGTGATGCCCGGTGATATCCGGTACATCGACCGGAACGAGGACGGTACAATCGATGCCGACGACCGTTTCGTATTCGGCAATCCTTTCCCGCGGTATACTTTCGGTTTCAATTACAACCTGACCTGGAAGAATTTCGATTTCACCATGTTCTGGCAGGGAGTGGGCAAGCGTTCGCAATATCTGCGCGGCGATATCGTGGAAGCCTTCCATAATAATGAAGACCACGCCATGGTGCAGCATCTCGACCGCTGGACGCCGAACAATCCCGGCGCTTCCTACCCGAGGCTCACTATCGGCACAGCGAACGCCAACAACTTCGCGTATTCTGATTACTGGATGTTCGATACAAAATACCTGCGGCTGAAGAACCTGCAGTTCGGTTATTCCCTGCCCAGATCCTTCACTGAGCGGGTGAAAATCCAGGGCGCGCGGATTTATGTGACAGGTCAGAACATGCTGACCCTCATGCCGAAGCGTTTCCGTGAGATCGGCGTAGACCCTGAGTTTACGCAATTCGACGATAAGATGGATTTCTTCAATTACAACGCCATCGCAGGACGTAACTATCCGAACGCAGCGACTTACGCTTTCGGGATCGACATCAAATTCTGATAAACACACCGTTATGAAACAATTGATCTTCACCATAGCATGCATTTCGTTACTCGCCGCCGGCTGCCGCAAGCTGGAACAGCCTAATACGCGCGAGTTTACGGAAGAAGCCTATTGGCGCGACGCACAGGATGCGCTCGATGCGCTGGCCAGCTGCTACGAAAACATGTACGGCGACGGTTTCTACTTCGGGAACGAAGCCCTCAGCGACAATGCCTATGTAGCCGGCGGCGGCTTCAGTGGCGTGTCGCTCATCGCAGGTGGCAGCTACGATCCGGCGCAGTCGCGCGTCCGTGAGCAATGGAGTTACCATTATTCCGCTATCCGCAAGTGCAACCTCGTGGTGCTCAACATCGGCAAAGTGCCGCAGATGGATGAAACCCTCCGCCGCCGGATCGTCGCGGAAGCAAGGTTCATCCGCGCCTGGGCTTATTTCAATATGACGGACCTGTACGGCAGCGTGCCCTTCTACCTGGATCTCATCTCGGTAACCGCAGCCCGCACCATTGGGCGGACCTCCCGCGAAGAAGTGTCCAAATTCGTGCTCGACGAGCTGGCGGCCATCCGGAACGACCTGCCCGTTAACACGCAATACGCGGAAAAAGACCGCGGCCGCATCACCCGTGGCGCCGCCATCGCGCTGGCTGCCAGGGTGCGCCTCTGGAAAGGCGACTGGGATCTGGCCGCGCAGGAATATGCGCTGTTGATGGGAAATCAAAACGGGACTTATGGATTGCTCGGCAATTATGAGAACCTGTTCAAACCCGCCAACGAATTCAATAACGAAACCGTGCTCGACATCCAGTACGGTGGCGGGCGCACTTACAGTACCCAGCGCAGCTTTTTGCCGCAAACGGTGGCGCTGTTGCGCAGCACACTGGTGCCCACGCAAGACCTGGTCGACGATTACATCATGACGAACGGGAAAGGGATTGCCGAAACCGGTTCCGGATATGATGCCAACAATCCTTACGTAAACCGTGATCCCCGCTTCAAAGCGACAGTTATCCATCACGGCGCTACCATCGTGGATTTCAACGGCGCGACCCAAACGATCCTCACCCAGCCGGGCTCCGTACCGGCTACCAACAGCGTGGACGACCAGGGTGCTTCCCCCACCGGGTACTACTTCCGGAAACATTATGATCCGACCGCACCGAACTATAACTCCGGCCTCAACCTGCCGCTGATCCGCTATGCGGAAATATTGCTGGGTTTTGCCGAAGCTAAAAACGAGCTGGGCCAGCTGGACGCCGATACCTGGAACAAATCCATCCGTGCCCTCCGTGTCCGCGCTGGCTTCACCGATGCAGGCGCGCTCGAATATCCCGCCGGGGCCGTAAAGGAAACCCTCCGCGACATCGTGCGCCGCGAAAGGAGGGCCGAGCTGGCGTTCGAAGGTATCCGCGTGTTCGACATCCGCCGCTGGAAAACCGCGCAAACTGTACTGGCGAAACCGGTTCGCGGGATTAAGGTGGCCTCGGGCGCTTTCAATAAAGATCCCAACGGGTACGTCATCGTAGAGGAACGCCGTTTTGAAAACCCGAAACATTACCTCTGGCCGGTACCCACCGCCGAACGCGATCAGAACAAAAACCTGGGACAGAATCCCGAATGGTAATCCAATTCTACAATCAAATTCAATCGTAAGTCATGTATAAAAGTCTTTCCATGGTAACCTTGCTCGTTGCGCTGTTAGCCGGCGGGTGCAAAAAGGACGATTACAAACTGAACACCAACATGCAGCCGGTAGATAAACTGACCGCGCCGCTCAATAACAAATTCACCAAGCTCCAGCCCGCCACCAGCGCTTCGGTACTCTTCGAATGGGACCAGGCCCGCGCGGAAGACGGCTCGCTGGTATTATATGAAGTGGCGTTCGATAAAGAGGACGGCGATTTCAGCAACCCCATCGCCCGAGTCCCTTCCGATGGCGGCGGGGTGCAGAATAAACTGAACCTGTCCCACAAAGACCTGAACAGCATCGCCGGCAAAACGGGGATCCCCGCGCTGGGGACGGGTAAAATCAAATGGACCGTACTGGCTTCCAAGGGGTTTAATGTTCAGCCCGCAAAAGAAGCCCGGTCGATCGAGGTGGAACGCCCGAACGGCTTCGCCGAGATCCCGGTCGATGTATTCCTGACGGGAGATGCTACCGAAGCCGGTGCCGACCTGGCCCAGGCGAAAAAACTGAAATCCGTGACTGCGGGCGTATTCGAAATCTACACTTCGCTGAAAGACGGCAAATACAAATTCACCGACCGTAACAGCGGTACGCCTAACGTGTTCTCCCTCGATGGCGGCCTGATCCGCGAAGGCGGCGAAAGCACCCACGCCGGCGGCACCAAAGTTTACCGACTGCGCCTCGACTTCAACAACGCCGCGGTAACGGTTACCGAAATCACCGGTATCGGCCTGTGGTTCGCGCCCAACGATCAGATCATGCACGAACTGAGCTATGCCGGCAACGGAACCTGGTCGTTCACCGACAAAGTGATCACTTTCCGCCAGGAATCATGGGGCCGCGACGAGCGCTATAAATTCCGCCTGAGCGTGAAGAATGCGGGAACCGACGGTTTCGAATGGTTCGGCAGCTCGAATGCGGATAACAACCGCCCGACTTCCGCCACGCCTTTGTCGTTCTGGGAGCTGCGACCTATCCCCAACAGCGACCGTTGGAATTACTGCTATAAATTCATGACGGAAGTGGATACCCGTCCTTGCGACGTGCATGTATATTTCCGGGCGGACAGGGCGTATACCCATGAAGTAATTGTTAAATAACAAACACGCAACATGCTGAAAATCACTAAATATAGCCTGTCGCTGCTTATGCTGGCCGTATCGTTTACCGGTTGTTTGAAAGAACCGGTAGACGATGGGCCGGGGCCTGGCGCGGGGAAGAAAACGTACGTGTACAACTGGCCGTCGATTGCGGACTCGACTTATAATTCATTGATAGCCAACTTCTACAATGCATCCGGGAAGTATTTCAATGAGAATCACACCGGCGGCAATACATTTCATTACTGGCGCAATGCGCATGGGTTGGATGTATTGCTCGACGCGTACCTCCGTAAGAATGATCCGCAGATAAAAGCGCGGATGGACGAATTGCTGGAAGGGATGAAAGCCCGTAACGGGAACACATACATCAATCATTTTTATGATGATATGGAATGGATGGCGCTAGCCTGCATCCGGGTGTACGAGGTAACGAACGACGCGAAATACAAAACCGTCGCCGAAACGCTTTGGAATGATATCAAAGGCGGCTGGGACGACACCTGGGGCGGCGGGATTTACTGGAATAAAGAGCGGAAGAACAAAAACACGCCTTCCAACGCGCCGGCGAGCATCATTGCGTCGCGGATATATTTGCTCAACAAGAACCCGGAAGATCTGGACTGGGCCAGGAAAATCTATAACTGGCAGAAAAACAACCTGGTAGACCCGGTAACCGGCCTGGTGTGGGACGGTTTGGATGGCAGCGGCACCAACAAGAACTGGAAATTCACTTATAATCAAGGGGTTTACATTGGCGCCGCCGTGGAATTATACAAGATCACGGGCGAACAGGTGTACCTCAACGACGCGCTGCGTACCGCCAACAACTCCCTGACCGGGGAGCTGACGCAGGGGAACGTGATGAAAGACGAAGGCGCCGGCGATGGCGGGTTGTTCAAGGGCATCCTGGTGCGCTACATGATGTTGCTGATTACAGACGGCGGGATTTCAGCCACCGACGCCGGCAAGTATGTGAGCTTCCTGAAAGTCAACGCGGAAA
Above is a genomic segment from Chitinophaga pollutisoli containing:
- a CDS encoding glycoside hydrolase family 76 protein, whose protein sequence is MLKITKYSLSLLMLAVSFTGCLKEPVDDGPGPGAGKKTYVYNWPSIADSTYNSLIANFYNASGKYFNENHTGGNTFHYWRNAHGLDVLLDAYLRKNDPQIKARMDELLEGMKARNGNTYINHFYDDMEWMALACIRVYEVTNDAKYKTVAETLWNDIKGGWDDTWGGGIYWNKERKNKNTPSNAPASIIASRIYLLNKNPEDLDWARKIYNWQKNNLVDPVTGLVWDGLDGSGTNKNWKFTYNQGVYIGAAVELYKITGEQVYLNDALRTANNSLTGELTQGNVMKDEGAGDGGLFKGILVRYMMLLITDGGISATDAGKYVSFLKVNAETLWLQATTRPQILFGGKWNAMGSQVDLSTQLSGCMLIEAAAHLKALDLME
- a CDS encoding SusE domain-containing protein gives rise to the protein MYKSLSMVTLLVALLAGGCKKDDYKLNTNMQPVDKLTAPLNNKFTKLQPATSASVLFEWDQARAEDGSLVLYEVAFDKEDGDFSNPIARVPSDGGGVQNKLNLSHKDLNSIAGKTGIPALGTGKIKWTVLASKGFNVQPAKEARSIEVERPNGFAEIPVDVFLTGDATEAGADLAQAKKLKSVTAGVFEIYTSLKDGKYKFTDRNSGTPNVFSLDGGLIREGGESTHAGGTKVYRLRLDFNNAAVTVTEITGIGLWFAPNDQIMHELSYAGNGTWSFTDKVITFRQESWGRDERYKFRLSVKNAGTDGFEWFGSSNADNNRPTSATPLSFWELRPIPNSDRWNYCYKFMTEVDTRPCDVHVYFRADRAYTHEVIVK
- a CDS encoding RagB/SusD family nutrient uptake outer membrane protein, encoding MKQLIFTIACISLLAAGCRKLEQPNTREFTEEAYWRDAQDALDALASCYENMYGDGFYFGNEALSDNAYVAGGGFSGVSLIAGGSYDPAQSRVREQWSYHYSAIRKCNLVVLNIGKVPQMDETLRRRIVAEARFIRAWAYFNMTDLYGSVPFYLDLISVTAARTIGRTSREEVSKFVLDELAAIRNDLPVNTQYAEKDRGRITRGAAIALAARVRLWKGDWDLAAQEYALLMGNQNGTYGLLGNYENLFKPANEFNNETVLDIQYGGGRTYSTQRSFLPQTVALLRSTLVPTQDLVDDYIMTNGKGIAETGSGYDANNPYVNRDPRFKATVIHHGATIVDFNGATQTILTQPGSVPATNSVDDQGASPTGYYFRKHYDPTAPNYNSGLNLPLIRYAEILLGFAEAKNELGQLDADTWNKSIRALRVRAGFTDAGALEYPAGAVKETLRDIVRRERRAELAFEGIRVFDIRRWKTAQTVLAKPVRGIKVASGAFNKDPNGYVIVEERRFENPKHYLWPVPTAERDQNKNLGQNPEW